Proteins encoded in a region of the Gammaproteobacteria bacterium genome:
- a CDS encoding BatD family protein, translated as MVRLVRSLLLVLSLLPLFADAQNVEISVDRTEIARGDTVELTVRVFQQQNNQLDLSPLRDSFDILASRTSQQIRSINNQVESWTDYVITLFPTREGEIEIPPLQIGAEITDPITLNVVDQGPNSNQGNSDLFLETEVNKESVFVQEQLLFTIRLFYTLRGIRNPQFTELDMPDTVIQLIGSPNQYEQLIDGVRYGVYEMRYVIFPQRSGPLEIPDILFRGEVTDGSSSFVYRNLNTQRVTAYIEGMTIDVQERPAAAQGQENWLPASSVTLEESWSQDISTLQVGDTVTRTVTLVAVGLDGAVLPPFSPAQIEGANLYPEPAEIERTFVDSEIVGTRVEATAIVPTRAGTVVVPELSVPWWDIAANELRYATVPASRFNIATIDGNLPAEQQVDDNGEVLEGETAAPVLDQSMLDSQSESTLINIPVIWFNIFIAAAVLIVIASIYLLVIRSFNIDPLALLRNTAKRLADTRRPENNEGVAFAALTAALRSGEPAAIKAALLIWASHYYAPNKVRSMDDIIRLSGDSLLTDFCLRVQTALYNADLQEKLDSAQIETELLQMRKQQQVANKETRRTEPYSLPPLYRT; from the coding sequence ATGGTGAGGCTGGTTCGCTCTCTACTGCTTGTCCTTTCTCTACTGCCGCTTTTCGCTGACGCCCAGAATGTCGAGATCAGCGTGGATCGTACCGAAATCGCCCGCGGCGACACGGTCGAGCTGACAGTCAGGGTTTTCCAGCAACAGAACAATCAGCTGGACCTGTCCCCCCTGCGGGATTCCTTCGACATACTTGCCTCCCGGACATCACAGCAGATCCGCAGCATCAACAACCAGGTTGAATCCTGGACTGACTATGTGATCACCCTCTTCCCGACCCGGGAAGGCGAAATTGAAATTCCGCCGTTGCAGATCGGCGCTGAAATAACCGATCCGATAACACTGAACGTGGTCGATCAGGGTCCGAACTCAAACCAGGGAAACAGTGACCTGTTCCTGGAGACTGAGGTCAACAAAGAAAGCGTGTTTGTGCAGGAGCAGCTCCTGTTTACCATTCGGCTGTTCTACACCCTCCGCGGCATTCGTAATCCTCAGTTCACTGAACTGGATATGCCTGACACAGTGATTCAGTTGATCGGCTCTCCCAACCAATACGAACAGCTGATAGACGGCGTGCGTTATGGGGTCTACGAAATGCGTTACGTGATTTTTCCGCAGCGCAGCGGCCCACTGGAGATCCCCGACATCCTGTTCCGTGGCGAAGTCACCGACGGTTCCAGTAGCTTTGTATACCGTAATCTCAATACCCAGCGCGTGACTGCCTATATCGAGGGAATGACCATCGACGTCCAGGAACGCCCCGCAGCGGCTCAGGGCCAGGAAAACTGGTTACCTGCCAGCAGTGTCACGCTGGAAGAATCCTGGAGCCAGGATATCAGTACCCTGCAAGTCGGCGACACCGTCACCAGAACAGTGACGCTGGTTGCGGTGGGTCTGGATGGAGCCGTGCTGCCCCCTTTCAGCCCCGCACAGATAGAGGGTGCCAATCTGTATCCGGAACCGGCTGAAATCGAACGAACTTTCGTGGACAGCGAAATCGTCGGCACCCGTGTTGAAGCAACGGCGATTGTCCCCACCCGGGCCGGAACAGTAGTGGTGCCGGAGCTCTCAGTTCCCTGGTGGGACATCGCCGCCAATGAACTGCGCTACGCCACAGTGCCGGCATCCCGATTTAATATTGCGACGATAGACGGCAATCTGCCGGCCGAACAGCAGGTGGATGATAACGGCGAAGTACTGGAAGGCGAGACCGCCGCGCCGGTGCTTGATCAGAGCATGCTCGACTCCCAGAGTGAAAGCACCCTGATTAATATACCGGTTATCTGGTTTAACATTTTTATCGCAGCCGCTGTCCTGATCGTCATTGCCAGCATCTATCTGCTGGTAATCCGCAGCTTCAACATCGACCCCCTCGCGCTGCTGCGAAACACTGCAAAGCGACTGGCGGACACTCGCAGGCCCGAGAATAACGAAGGCGTGGCATTCGCCGCCCTGACCGCTGCCTTACGATCCGGCGAGCCCGCTGCGATCAAAGCGGCTCTGCTGATCTGGGCTTCCCACTATTACGCGCCGAACAAAGTTCGCAGCATGGACGACATTATCCGTCTTTCGGGAGATTCGTTGTTGACGGATTTCTGCCTCCGGGTGCAGACCGCGCTGTACAACGCGGACCTGCAGGAAAAACTCGACAGTGCACAGATCGAGACCGAATTGCTGCAGATGCGAAAGCAACAACAGGTGGCCAACAAGGAAACCCGGCGCACCGAGCCCTACAGTCTGCCCCCGCTTTACCGCACCTGA
- a CDS encoding glutaredoxin family protein: MATLIVYSTAGCHLCEQAEALLCQLALETPLDWQTVDIATDAELVERYGVRIPVLVWQGSTIELGWPFDLQQLRHFIAAGI; encoded by the coding sequence ATGGCTACCCTGATTGTCTATTCTACGGCTGGCTGTCATCTGTGCGAGCAAGCGGAGGCGCTGCTGTGTCAGCTGGCTCTGGAAACACCGCTGGACTGGCAGACAGTGGATATCGCGACCGATGCGGAGCTGGTGGAACGATACGGTGTTCGAATTCCGGTTCTGGTCTGGCAGGGTAGTACCATTGAGCTGGGCTGGCCCTTTGACCTCCAGCAGTTGCGGCACTTTATAGCTGCCGGGATCTAG
- a CDS encoding TatD family hydrolase produces the protein MDTAPPALIDIGANLSHSAFEHDLDAVLGQARSAGVERIIVTGTDLESVRAALALSESHPDYLTCTAGYHPHVASAFDEQAYRAVKQCAQQPAVVAIGETGLDFNRDYSPRQQQEQAFARQLELACELQKPVFLHQRDAHDSFYQILKSFRSRLPGGVVHCFTDSREALFDYLDLDMYIGITGWICDERRGKPLQDLVKDIPRDRLLLETDAPYLLPRSLRPAPRSRRNEPRYLPEVLAMVARCTGCPTGLLARQTTANARALFHLPG, from the coding sequence ATGGATACTGCCCCTCCAGCCCTGATCGATATAGGTGCCAACCTCAGCCACAGCGCCTTTGAACACGACCTCGACGCTGTTCTGGGCCAGGCTCGCAGCGCCGGTGTCGAGCGTATAATCGTTACCGGTACGGACCTGGAATCCGTCCGGGCCGCCCTGGCGCTGAGTGAGTCCCATCCTGACTACCTGACCTGCACCGCCGGATACCATCCCCATGTAGCCAGCGCCTTTGACGAACAGGCTTACCGCGCCGTTAAACAATGTGCTCAGCAGCCTGCCGTGGTCGCCATAGGTGAGACGGGCCTGGATTTCAATCGCGACTATTCGCCCCGACAGCAGCAGGAGCAGGCTTTTGCCCGCCAGCTCGAACTGGCCTGCGAACTTCAGAAACCGGTATTCCTGCACCAGCGCGATGCCCACGACAGTTTCTATCAGATACTCAAATCCTTCCGTTCCCGACTGCCTGGTGGCGTTGTGCATTGCTTCACGGACAGCAGGGAGGCACTGTTCGATTACCTGGACCTTGACATGTATATCGGCATTACCGGATGGATTTGCGATGAACGACGGGGCAAGCCGCTGCAGGACCTGGTCAAGGACATTCCCCGGGACCGGCTGCTGCTGGAGACCGACGCGCCTTACCTGCTGCCCCGAAGCCTCAGGCCGGCACCGCGCTCAAGGCGCAATGAACCTCGCTATCTGCCGGAAGTACTCGCCATGGTAGCCCGCTGTACCGGCTGCCCTACCGGGCTACTAGCCCGGCAGACGACAGCCAATGCACGAGCTCTGTTCCATCTGCCGGGTTGA
- a CDS encoding DUF4381 domain-containing protein — translation MDSAELLEQLADIHLPETVSFWPPAPGWWLLALLVLVMLGWLVLKLVQVRRQRKICAFAIQELDRVYAAYQGEAGGADPEQANAARLRFLNEVNSVLRRVALWHYPNSRAASLSGRAWVDFIQEKGESSRMTEEIANALAEGRFQTRCDIDVEQLHKFGEHWIATLYMNHSGADNSENLRA, via the coding sequence ATGGATAGTGCAGAACTCCTAGAGCAGCTGGCCGATATTCATCTGCCAGAAACGGTCTCCTTCTGGCCACCGGCGCCAGGCTGGTGGCTGCTGGCGCTGCTGGTGCTGGTGATGCTGGGCTGGCTGGTATTGAAACTCGTGCAAGTCAGGCGCCAGCGCAAGATCTGTGCTTTCGCCATACAGGAACTGGACCGTGTTTACGCTGCCTATCAGGGTGAGGCTGGCGGTGCCGATCCGGAGCAGGCTAACGCAGCCCGGCTGCGGTTCCTCAACGAGGTGAATTCCGTGCTGCGGCGGGTTGCCCTGTGGCATTATCCAAACAGTCGCGCGGCCAGCCTCAGTGGTCGCGCCTGGGTTGATTTTATCCAGGAAAAAGGTGAGTCTTCCCGAATGACCGAAGAAATCGCCAACGCCCTGGCTGAGGGTCGTTTCCAGACCCGCTGTGACATAGACGTGGAGCAGTTGCATAAATTCGGGGAGCACTGGATAGCAACCCTGTACATGAACCATTCCGGGGCTGACAACTCCGAAAACCTGCGCGCCTGA
- a CDS encoding VWA domain-containing protein, translated as MELVIPNLQEFHFLRPLWLLALIPSVAFLLALWRINSSVSAWDKAIDKSLLPFLLDKSRNAAQRTPLVLLASVWLFSILALAGPVWEKLPQPVQKREDALVIILDLSLSMFAPDHVPSRLDLAKRKLRDILDQRDEGQTALVVYAGDAHTVTPLTDDTVTISALVPSLSPNIMPLFGSNPRAAMELAISLLDDVEATRGRLLLITDGIAGFAEEQALAEQVSATAYELLVMGVGTEEGAPIRTSDGGFLTDANGDAVIPQLNRNVLQSLTNRTGGRYHDIQLSNADINYLLADSLFFEDSLSEVEEEFDIWYEAGPWLLILILPIAALSFRRGWLFSIALLFTVAGTLTPTRQAQAWEWRDLWKTPDQQGAAAMEAENYQDAAVLFETPGWQGSAMYRSENYEAAVAAFSSDISADGHYNRGNALALNGNLAEAIAAYELTLELEPDHADALHNKEIVEQLLQEQESQEGESEGDSSDEQQQQEGSEQEQQDQENSDQQEQESQEGNQDQEQQQQQQQQPEEQEGSESNSEQNTPSEETNEEFEEQQSLEQWLRRIEDDPGELLQRKFRFQYRQRQLNGTANNLQSGEQIW; from the coding sequence ATGGAACTGGTCATTCCCAACCTGCAGGAATTCCACTTTCTGCGCCCTCTGTGGCTGCTGGCGCTGATCCCCAGCGTGGCGTTTCTGCTGGCACTGTGGCGAATCAACTCTTCGGTATCTGCCTGGGACAAGGCGATCGACAAGTCGCTGCTGCCGTTCCTGCTGGATAAAAGCAGGAACGCCGCACAGCGGACGCCCCTGGTCCTGCTGGCATCCGTCTGGCTGTTCAGCATTCTCGCGCTTGCCGGGCCGGTGTGGGAGAAGCTGCCGCAGCCGGTGCAGAAACGGGAGGATGCACTGGTGATCATTCTCGACCTGTCCCTGTCCATGTTCGCTCCTGATCACGTACCCAGTCGTCTGGACCTGGCCAAGCGCAAACTGAGGGATATTCTCGATCAACGGGATGAAGGCCAGACCGCGCTGGTCGTGTATGCTGGCGATGCCCACACGGTTACGCCCCTGACCGATGACACGGTCACCATTTCAGCCCTGGTCCCGTCACTGTCGCCCAATATCATGCCCCTTTTTGGCAGCAATCCCCGCGCGGCCATGGAGCTGGCTATTTCGCTGCTGGATGACGTGGAAGCCACCCGTGGCCGATTGTTACTGATCACCGACGGAATCGCCGGCTTTGCCGAGGAACAGGCACTGGCTGAACAGGTCAGCGCCACCGCTTATGAGTTGCTGGTTATGGGTGTGGGCACCGAGGAAGGCGCCCCGATCCGCACCAGTGACGGGGGTTTCCTGACCGATGCGAATGGCGATGCTGTCATACCGCAACTGAACCGCAACGTCCTGCAATCCCTGACCAATCGCACTGGCGGTCGCTACCACGATATCCAGCTGTCTAACGCCGATATCAACTACCTGCTGGCGGATTCACTATTCTTCGAGGACAGCCTCAGCGAAGTAGAAGAGGAATTCGATATCTGGTACGAAGCCGGGCCCTGGCTGCTGATTCTGATCCTGCCTATCGCCGCCCTCAGTTTCCGCCGCGGCTGGCTGTTCAGTATCGCCCTGCTGTTTACTGTCGCCGGCACTCTCACCCCGACTCGGCAGGCCCAGGCCTGGGAATGGCGGGATCTGTGGAAGACTCCTGACCAGCAGGGAGCCGCGGCCATGGAGGCGGAAAACTACCAGGACGCCGCCGTCCTGTTCGAAACACCAGGCTGGCAGGGCTCCGCCATGTATCGCTCGGAAAATTACGAGGCGGCCGTCGCCGCCTTCAGCAGCGACATCAGCGCCGACGGGCACTACAACCGGGGTAACGCACTGGCCCTCAACGGCAACCTGGCCGAGGCCATCGCAGCCTATGAACTCACCCTGGAACTAGAACCGGATCACGCCGACGCGCTGCACAACAAAGAGATCGTCGAGCAATTACTGCAGGAGCAGGAAAGCCAGGAAGGCGAATCCGAGGGCGACAGCAGCGACGAGCAGCAACAGCAGGAAGGTTCGGAGCAGGAGCAACAGGATCAGGAAAACAGTGATCAGCAGGAGCAGGAAAGCCAGGAAGGCAACCAGGATCAGGAACAACAGCAGCAACAGCAGCAACAGCCCGAGGAACAGGAAGGTTCCGAGAGCAACAGCGAACAGAACACGCCCAGCGAGGAAACCAACGAGGAATTCGAAGAGCAGCAATCTCTGGAACAATGGCTGCGGCGTATCGAGGATGATCCCGGTGAATTGCTGCAGAGAAAATTCCGCTTTCAATATCGCCAGCGCCAGCTGAACGGTACCGCCAACAATCTGCAATCAGGAGAACAGATATGGTGA
- a CDS encoding VWA domain-containing protein, translating to MLEFTWPYAFLALPLPLLVYRLMARAPRQDASLFVPFFEKLTRLQSDSDSLSSGRLLNLICCTLIWLLLVLAASRPQWLGDPVELPSTGRDLMLAVDISGSMEAQDMVVGNRQVSRIDVVKAVVSDFVERREGDRLGLILFAAHAYIQAPLTFDRETVGTLLEEAEIGIIEESATAIGDAIGLGVKHLRNRPENSRVLVLLTDGVNNAGSVSPIQAGQLAETEAIKIYTIGIGADQVVQRTFFGSRSVNPSAELDEETLTQIAESTGGRYFRARDVNDLVEIYEELDRLEAIEQDEQTYRPTKILFFWPLGASLLISFILAAASIPWLSLLGRKPETPEDSDIEGLGVGSSS from the coding sequence ATGCTTGAATTTACCTGGCCTTACGCATTTCTCGCCCTGCCCCTTCCGCTGCTGGTCTATCGGCTTATGGCCCGGGCACCCCGGCAGGATGCTTCCCTGTTCGTGCCATTCTTCGAGAAATTGACCCGCCTGCAATCTGACAGCGACAGCCTCTCCAGCGGCAGACTGCTCAATCTTATCTGCTGCACACTTATTTGGCTGCTGCTGGTATTGGCGGCCAGTCGTCCCCAATGGCTGGGAGATCCGGTTGAGCTACCCTCCACCGGACGGGACCTGATGCTCGCCGTGGACATCTCCGGCAGCATGGAAGCCCAGGACATGGTGGTCGGTAACCGGCAGGTATCGCGTATCGACGTGGTCAAGGCGGTGGTCAGTGATTTCGTCGAACGTCGCGAAGGCGACCGTCTCGGACTGATTCTGTTTGCAGCCCATGCCTATATCCAGGCACCGCTGACCTTTGACCGGGAGACCGTGGGTACCCTGCTGGAAGAAGCCGAAATTGGAATCATCGAAGAATCCGCTACGGCCATCGGCGATGCTATCGGCCTTGGCGTCAAGCATCTGCGTAACCGTCCCGAAAACAGCCGGGTCCTGGTACTTCTTACCGACGGAGTGAACAACGCCGGTTCGGTTTCCCCTATCCAGGCCGGTCAGCTGGCTGAAACTGAGGCCATCAAGATCTACACCATTGGCATCGGCGCCGACCAGGTGGTGCAGCGCACCTTCTTTGGCTCCCGTTCCGTCAATCCCTCCGCCGAACTGGATGAAGAAACCCTGACCCAGATCGCAGAGTCAACGGGCGGTCGCTACTTCCGCGCCCGTGATGTCAATGACCTGGTTGAAATTTACGAAGAGCTGGACCGACTGGAAGCCATCGAGCAGGATGAGCAGACCTACCGGCCCACCAAGATTCTTTTCTTCTGGCCACTGGGGGCCTCCCTGCTGATCAGTTTTATCCTGGCCGCCGCTTCGATCCCCTGGCTGTCTTTGCTGGGCCGAAAGCCCGAAACACCCGAAGACTCAGATATTGAAGGGCTCGGTGTCGGGAGTAGCAGCTGA
- a CDS encoding stress response translation initiation inhibitor YciH, giving the protein MARDSRPVYSTDSGRLCPECALPVSNCQCKSKTRQTAQPSGGVTIGRERKGRAGKEVTVIRGLPLNALELQLLGSSLKKHCGSGGTVSGDTIEIQGDHREKVKAFLLDLGHQAKLAGG; this is encoded by the coding sequence ATGGCAAGAGATTCACGGCCAGTTTATTCAACCGACTCGGGGCGCCTCTGCCCCGAGTGCGCCCTACCAGTCAGCAATTGCCAGTGTAAATCAAAAACCCGGCAGACAGCCCAGCCCAGCGGTGGAGTTACGATCGGTCGGGAGCGCAAGGGCAGAGCCGGCAAAGAGGTAACCGTTATCAGGGGCCTGCCTCTCAATGCCCTGGAACTTCAGTTACTCGGTTCATCCCTGAAAAAGCACTGCGGCAGTGGCGGCACGGTCAGCGGGGACACAATCGAAATACAGGGCGATCATCGCGAAAAGGTGAAAGCGTTTCTTCTTGACCTGGGGCACCAGGCAAAGCTTGCTGGTGGGTAG
- a CDS encoding MoxR family ATPase produces MSHHEMITELKNWLSHQIIGQEKLLDRLLIALLADGHLLVEGAPGLAKTKAIKDLSRAIEGDFHRIQFTPDLLPSDITGTEVFRPEDGSFRFQQGPIFHNLVLADEINRAPAKVQSALLEAMAEHQVSVGRESFSLPPLFMVMATQNPIEQEGTYPLPEAQLDRFLMHVTIDYPAVEAEREILHLVRDEAQNKIPAPPKIIPQSDLFEARQEILAMHMAPAVEEYIIQLIMATRKPEVYGDDLAKWLEYGASPRGTISLDRCARAHSWIQGRDFVSPDDVQEVMFDALRHRILLSFEAEASGITPDKVLETIRERVPTA; encoded by the coding sequence ATGAGCCACCACGAAATGATAACAGAGCTGAAAAACTGGCTTTCTCACCAGATTATCGGCCAGGAAAAATTGCTTGATCGCCTGCTGATTGCTCTGTTAGCCGATGGACACCTCCTCGTGGAGGGTGCACCTGGTCTGGCAAAAACCAAAGCTATCAAAGACTTGTCTCGGGCCATAGAAGGTGATTTTCACCGTATCCAGTTCACTCCCGACCTGCTTCCCAGTGATATTACCGGTACGGAGGTTTTCCGCCCCGAAGACGGATCGTTTCGCTTTCAACAAGGCCCGATTTTCCACAACCTGGTGCTGGCCGACGAGATCAACCGGGCACCCGCCAAGGTACAGTCAGCGTTACTGGAAGCCATGGCGGAACACCAGGTGAGCGTTGGGCGGGAGTCCTTCAGCCTGCCGCCTCTGTTCATGGTAATGGCAACCCAGAACCCGATCGAACAGGAAGGAACCTACCCGCTGCCGGAAGCTCAGCTGGACCGCTTCCTGATGCACGTTACCATCGACTACCCCGCTGTCGAGGCCGAACGGGAAATTCTGCATCTGGTCAGAGATGAGGCGCAGAACAAAATACCTGCCCCGCCCAAGATAATCCCCCAGTCCGATTTGTTCGAAGCGCGCCAGGAAATCCTCGCGATGCACATGGCGCCGGCAGTCGAGGAGTACATCATTCAGCTGATCATGGCGACCCGTAAGCCGGAAGTCTACGGCGACGACCTGGCCAAATGGCTGGAATACGGAGCCAGCCCCCGAGGAACAATCTCTCTCGACCGCTGTGCCCGCGCCCACTCCTGGATCCAGGGACGGGATTTTGTCAGCCCGGATGACGTGCAGGAAGTCATGTTCGACGCGCTGCGGCACCGGATTCTGCTGAGTTTCGAGGCCGAAGCCAGCGGTATCACTCCCGACAAGGTCCTGGAAACCATTCGCGAACGCGTACCCACCGCGTAA
- a CDS encoding DUF58 domain-containing protein, protein MPTALQLDPFQSRYQCTGAVVDLEHLLIQRYAAKTLEYVAHSRSIAGISGLHLSKMRGRGIDFEEFRPYQQGDDIRLIDWRVTARTGRPFTKVFREERERPVIIAVDQTTNMFFGSQVAFKSVIAAQVAALFCWMAIDNGDRVGGLVFSDQAANLVRPRRSRRSALHLLNLVYQYNQRLQDRSRDQEVPLDPSFEPGLAYALGQIRRITKPGSTLYIVSDFSTLDARASQYLYQLSRHNNVICVFVSDPLEEVLPVPGFYSITDGNRRGALNTFNSKVRERYKDQFRERLEAIKSELDQLQIPMIRLKTNQVVVEQIRQWIVQNS, encoded by the coding sequence ATGCCAACGGCATTGCAACTGGATCCCTTTCAGAGCCGCTACCAATGTACCGGTGCTGTCGTCGATCTGGAGCACCTCCTGATTCAGCGTTACGCGGCGAAAACCCTGGAATATGTGGCGCACAGCCGATCCATCGCCGGCATTTCCGGACTCCACCTGTCCAAGATGCGCGGCCGCGGGATTGATTTTGAGGAGTTCCGGCCTTACCAGCAGGGTGACGATATACGCCTGATTGACTGGCGTGTGACTGCCCGAACCGGGCGACCGTTCACCAAGGTTTTCCGGGAAGAGCGGGAGCGTCCGGTCATTATCGCCGTGGACCAGACAACCAACATGTTTTTCGGCAGTCAGGTAGCCTTCAAGTCGGTTATCGCGGCTCAGGTCGCGGCGCTGTTCTGCTGGATGGCCATAGACAACGGTGACCGGGTCGGTGGCCTGGTGTTTTCGGATCAAGCGGCAAATCTGGTGCGCCCCCGTCGCAGCCGCCGCTCCGCACTGCATCTGCTCAACCTGGTGTATCAGTATAATCAGCGCCTGCAGGACCGCTCCCGGGATCAGGAAGTACCACTGGACCCCAGCTTTGAACCAGGCCTCGCTTACGCGCTGGGACAGATCAGGCGCATCACCAAGCCTGGCAGCACCCTCTATATAGTGTCTGACTTTTCGACTCTCGACGCGCGAGCGTCGCAGTACCTGTACCAGCTATCGCGCCACAACAATGTCATCTGCGTATTTGTTTCGGATCCACTGGAAGAAGTGTTACCGGTACCCGGTTTTTACAGCATCACCGACGGCAATCGGCGCGGCGCGTTGAATACGTTCAACAGCAAAGTGCGGGAACGTTACAAGGACCAGTTCCGGGAGCGTCTGGAAGCCATCAAAAGTGAGTTGGATCAGCTCCAGATTCCCATGATCCGACTTAAAACCAACCAAGTCGTGGTCGAGCAGATAAGACAATGGATAGTGCAGAACTCCTAG
- a CDS encoding branched-chain amino acid aminotransferase: MEKKALNWSELGFQYKKTDYRFTASYRDGNWSDGELVESEIIPIHEGAPALHYAQQCFEGMKAQTAPDGRVLLFRPELNSERMNQAAARLLMPEVPRDLFIHAVEEAVRANYAWIPPYGSGASLYIRPLLIGVGENLGLRPAKIFEFRVFVSPVGPYYSSNGMAVISLAVSDIDRAAPHGTGNFKVGANYAGGLMATREAQAKGADEALYLDAAQRRFIDEAGSANILISMTGNRFVTPRSDAVLPSITRRSLMVLAEDRLKLNTECRPIDLRAELQDFQEVAACGTAAVLSPVGKIWFDGQWHSFHDDGKSVGPVMQELYDLLVGIQRGELADPYGWVHEVSI; this comes from the coding sequence TTGGAAAAGAAAGCATTGAACTGGTCCGAGCTCGGTTTTCAATACAAAAAAACTGACTATCGTTTTACTGCCAGCTACCGCGACGGCAACTGGTCGGACGGGGAACTGGTGGAGTCAGAAATAATTCCGATTCATGAGGGAGCGCCCGCGCTGCACTACGCGCAACAGTGTTTTGAAGGCATGAAGGCGCAGACCGCTCCGGACGGCAGAGTGCTGCTGTTTCGTCCAGAGCTGAACAGCGAACGGATGAATCAGGCGGCCGCGCGCCTGCTGATGCCGGAGGTGCCCAGAGACCTGTTTATCCATGCTGTCGAGGAAGCAGTAAGGGCGAACTATGCCTGGATACCACCCTATGGTTCCGGTGCCTCCTTATATATACGGCCTCTGCTGATCGGGGTCGGTGAAAACCTGGGGCTGCGGCCGGCAAAGATATTTGAATTCCGGGTGTTTGTATCGCCGGTAGGGCCTTACTATTCCAGCAATGGCATGGCCGTTATTTCTCTGGCAGTTTCCGATATCGACCGGGCAGCACCCCACGGGACCGGCAATTTTAAAGTAGGGGCAAATTACGCCGGAGGCCTGATGGCTACTCGCGAGGCGCAGGCCAAAGGTGCTGACGAGGCGCTGTATCTGGATGCGGCGCAAAGGCGTTTCATCGATGAGGCCGGTTCGGCTAATATCCTTATTTCCATGACCGGCAATCGCTTTGTAACACCCCGATCCGATGCTGTGCTACCCAGTATTACCCGCCGATCACTGATGGTGCTCGCCGAAGACCGGCTTAAGTTAAACACAGAGTGTCGTCCCATCGACCTGCGGGCAGAGCTTCAGGATTTTCAAGAAGTGGCTGCCTGTGGGACGGCGGCCGTGTTATCGCCGGTTGGTAAAATCTGGTTCGACGGTCAATGGCACAGCTTTCACGATGACGGTAAGTCGGTCGGTCCGGTCATGCAGGAGCTCTACGATCTGCTGGTGGGAATACAGCGGGGCGAACTCGCTGACCCTTACGGCTGGGTTCACGAAGTATCGATCTGA